One part of the Thermococcus sp. genome encodes these proteins:
- a CDS encoding GNAT family N-acetyltransferase, which translates to MEPIIREAKPRDKPFIEEISRLTWGGEDYLARIFDEWVKDGNFYVLEVDGKVIGTAKLTILPGKVGWIEGLRVHPDYRGRGYGRMIHNFILNLGKKLAEKEVIEALEFATYFLNRESVSMAEKTGFHVRAKFFVMSAPAGETLEEPSVVEPSINDVTLGTFPVGWRFLHRCDETVEWLRKNAVLYELNGLRFIGPKGGATFTALDPGPAVLRELMPAMGWVARELSLDGFDVMIPSAMGAVLPGLRRVGFELWDDKDEPNVLVFRKKI; encoded by the coding sequence ATGGAACCGATTATACGCGAGGCGAAACCTAGGGATAAACCGTTCATAGAGGAGATTTCAAGGCTGACATGGGGCGGCGAGGACTACCTAGCTAGGATCTTCGACGAGTGGGTAAAAGACGGGAACTTCTACGTCCTGGAGGTTGACGGGAAGGTGATTGGGACGGCGAAGCTCACCATTCTTCCCGGTAAAGTTGGCTGGATAGAGGGGCTCCGCGTTCATCCCGACTACCGGGGGAGGGGTTACGGGAGGATGATTCACAACTTCATACTCAACCTCGGGAAGAAGCTCGCAGAAAAGGAGGTAATAGAGGCCCTTGAGTTCGCAACCTATTTCCTCAACCGCGAGAGTGTTTCAATGGCCGAAAAGACGGGCTTTCACGTCAGGGCAAAATTCTTCGTCATGAGCGCGCCCGCCGGTGAGACCCTTGAGGAGCCGTCCGTTGTGGAGCCTTCAATAAACGACGTAACCCTTGGAACGTTCCCCGTCGGTTGGAGGTTCCTCCATCGCTGTGATGAAACAGTGGAGTGGCTCAGGAAAAACGCGGTGCTCTACGAGCTTAACGGGCTGAGATTCATCGGGCCAAAGGGTGGAGCAACCTTCACGGCCCTCGACCCTGGGCCGGCCGTTCTAAGGGAGCTAATGCCTGCGATGGGCTGGGTGGCGAGGGAGCTTAGCCTCGATGGGTTTGATGTGATGATTCCCTCAGCCATGGGAGCGGTCCTGCCAGGCCTACGCAGGGTGGGCTTTGAACTCTGGGATGATAAGGACGAGCCGAACGTGCTGGTGTTCAGAAAGAAAATCTAG
- a CDS encoding MFS transporter, with protein MNHHLYSLHLLTSALRTAGDAIESVALPWSVLQSTGSLLSIGGFALFTHLPWVILPPLLGRTLDKTRKRVRLAFSALLLQSALAVVIVPFSSNIWAFYLTVSGISALDILHRYYGFSLIATMTLEENELQGLNARLATVGNTVSLVAFPIAGVLAYRFGVKAMLLDAVLLLIGAFTLIPYLNVEVRRERNVEKAEEKRTKIEGNVVVGILASVLLFNFALGSFRIFLFAGIKELVKAEIIYGALESLQTTGSLLGVGIIVYFAHRGGFRTENTLIRRMLLQSLTLLLVGFSLIPALVSAVLLVGFGGQLLNVSFDSLMQKAIPSESLGTVRGVFDALATLVIPLSQLAFAWAIEESDEILALAIVAFSLALFASFVFWDTLRKAKA; from the coding sequence ATGAACCACCATCTCTACAGCCTCCACCTACTCACCTCTGCCCTCAGAACTGCCGGTGATGCCATAGAAAGCGTCGCCCTGCCGTGGAGCGTTCTCCAGAGCACGGGGTCACTGTTGAGCATAGGCGGTTTTGCCCTCTTCACACACCTTCCATGGGTTATCCTGCCTCCCCTCCTCGGCAGAACACTTGACAAGACCCGGAAGAGAGTCAGGCTGGCGTTCTCAGCTTTGCTACTCCAATCAGCTCTTGCCGTTGTGATAGTGCCGTTCTCCTCGAACATCTGGGCCTTCTACCTCACCGTCTCTGGCATCTCAGCCCTCGACATCCTCCACCGCTACTACGGCTTCTCGCTTATAGCAACTATGACGCTTGAGGAGAACGAGCTTCAGGGCCTCAACGCAAGGCTCGCAACGGTCGGGAACACGGTTTCGCTGGTTGCATTTCCCATCGCAGGGGTTCTAGCATACAGGTTCGGAGTGAAGGCGATGCTCCTCGACGCTGTCCTCCTGCTTATTGGAGCGTTTACCCTGATCCCGTATCTGAACGTCGAGGTGAGGCGCGAAAGAAACGTTGAGAAAGCGGAAGAAAAGAGGACAAAGATAGAGGGGAATGTAGTGGTCGGAATCCTGGCCTCGGTGCTTCTATTCAACTTTGCCCTTGGGAGCTTCAGGATATTTCTCTTCGCAGGCATTAAGGAGCTTGTCAAAGCTGAGATTATATACGGTGCACTGGAATCGTTGCAGACTACTGGAAGCCTCCTCGGAGTTGGGATTATAGTATACTTTGCCCATAGGGGAGGTTTCAGAACAGAGAATACCCTTATAAGGAGAATGCTCCTTCAGAGCCTCACGCTGCTTCTGGTTGGCTTCTCATTGATCCCCGCCCTCGTCTCCGCTGTTCTCCTCGTGGGCTTCGGCGGCCAGCTCCTCAACGTCTCCTTCGACAGCCTGATGCAGAAAGCTATTCCCTCCGAAAGCCTCGGGACGGTAAGGGGTGTCTTTGACGCCCTTGCAACGCTCGTCATTCCCCTGTCGCAACTTGCCTTTGCGTGGGCGATTGAAGAAAGTGACGAAATTCTGGCTCTGGCAATTGTGGCGTTTTCCCTCGCACTATTCGCTTCCTTCGTCTTCTGGGACACCCTCAGAAAAGCAAAAGCATAA